The Pseudodesulfovibrio sp. S3 genome window below encodes:
- a CDS encoding alkaline phosphatase: MLKVEKVFVKCAFALAVAMMFMVGNAYAESAKYVFLFIGDGMGLPQRAATAAYTGKKLAIDSMPAQGVTTTFANDRFITGSAASATALATGVKTNINYIGMDPDFKPVKNLAEMAKEQGKKVGIVSSVSIDHATPAAFYAHVKTRKMYHEIDCALAESGFDFFAGGGMVDPTGKKSKAPLGDALEKAKANGYRIVSDKKEFMALKPGDGKVLAWNAWLQDAQALPYSMDMTDKDITLPEFTGKAIEMLDNDKGFFLMVEGGKIDWACHANDAAASILNTIAFDQAAQKALDFYKKHPNDTLIVVTGDHECGGLTLGFAGTQYGSNYEVLGNQKISFQKFTDEVMADFRKSGGDFEAMKPVITKNFGLKFAGDPKKDILVLADYQIDELKTAFARSMKAEAKAEGAEYLLYGDYDPLSVTLTHLLNQKAGLAWTSYKHTGVPVSTSAIGVGSEQFNGYYDNVDIATKIMSSMGLQAQPQYVESGKVRIAAN; this comes from the coding sequence ATGTTGAAAGTGGAAAAAGTTTTTGTGAAATGCGCATTTGCGCTGGCTGTCGCCATGATGTTCATGGTCGGCAATGCCTATGCGGAGAGCGCCAAGTATGTCTTCCTGTTCATCGGCGACGGCATGGGGCTGCCCCAGCGCGCCGCTACAGCCGCCTACACCGGCAAGAAACTGGCCATCGATTCCATGCCCGCGCAGGGTGTGACCACCACCTTTGCCAATGACCGGTTCATCACCGGCTCGGCGGCGTCCGCCACGGCCCTGGCCACCGGCGTCAAGACCAATATCAACTACATCGGCATGGACCCGGACTTCAAGCCGGTCAAAAACCTGGCCGAAATGGCCAAGGAGCAGGGCAAGAAGGTCGGCATCGTCTCTTCCGTGTCCATTGACCACGCCACTCCGGCCGCCTTTTACGCCCACGTCAAGACCCGCAAGATGTATCACGAAATCGACTGTGCCCTGGCCGAGTCCGGTTTTGACTTCTTCGCAGGCGGCGGCATGGTCGATCCGACCGGCAAGAAGTCCAAGGCTCCCCTCGGCGATGCCCTGGAAAAGGCCAAGGCCAACGGCTACAGGATCGTTTCCGACAAGAAGGAATTCATGGCGCTGAAGCCCGGCGACGGCAAGGTGCTCGCCTGGAATGCATGGCTTCAGGACGCCCAGGCCCTTCCCTATTCCATGGACATGACGGACAAGGACATTACCCTGCCTGAATTCACCGGAAAGGCCATCGAGATGCTCGACAACGACAAGGGCTTTTTCCTGATGGTCGAAGGTGGCAAGATCGACTGGGCCTGTCACGCCAATGATGCCGCGGCCTCGATCCTGAACACCATCGCCTTTGATCAGGCCGCGCAAAAGGCGCTGGATTTTTACAAGAAGCATCCCAATGACACCCTGATCGTCGTCACCGGCGACCACGAATGCGGCGGCCTGACCCTGGGCTTCGCCGGTACCCAGTACGGCAGCAACTATGAGGTTCTTGGCAACCAGAAGATCTCTTTCCAGAAGTTCACCGATGAGGTCATGGCCGACTTCAGGAAGAGCGGCGGCGACTTCGAGGCCATGAAGCCTGTCATCACCAAGAACTTCGGCCTGAAGTTCGCCGGTGATCCCAAAAAGGATATCCTGGTCCTGGCAGACTATCAGATCGACGAACTCAAGACCGCCTTTGCCCGTTCCATGAAAGCCGAGGCCAAGGCCGAGGGTGCCGAGTATCTGCTCTACGGTGACTATGACCCGTTGTCCGTGACCCTGACGCATCTGCTCAACCAGAAGGCCGGGCTTGCCTGGACTTCCTACAAGCATACCGGCGTGCCTGTGTCCACCTCCGCCATCGGCGTGGGTTCCGAGCAGTTCAACGGCTACTATGACAACGTGGACATCGCCACCAAGATCATGTCCTCCATGGGCCTTCAGGCCCAGCCGCAGTACGTTGAATCCGGCAAGGTCCGGATCGCCGCCAATTAA
- the lpxK gene encoding tetraacyldisaccharide 4'-kinase, whose protein sequence is MSESVTALQHTLAPLLKPVSWLYGGLMQVRADLYRRGLLPRWEAPVLTVSVGNIGWGGSGKTPLADWLLGWAENQGIPVALLTRGYRAKPVSLPYVVKPGALAEEAGDEPLMLACAHEKAVVVVDPDRTRAGKMVMKNFKPELIILDDGFQHMAVQRHLNLVLLKPEDVRGGWNSIIPAGTWREPVAALERADAFLLKIGPKGFAALKPYIEHRLERFNKPVFSFQIMPTGLRKVLGGETARDFGGGQYLLVTGVGDPAQVKATAMAYFGYAPLKHMVFRDHHFYTKHDVLEISETARKLGCRAILCTPKDAVKFGAMSTNEFWQFDLRLEFGPSTIGVDTPFSTWWDRRYDAFNLRREDRAAYEAEFRGRSWPEKKTSANGDTEND, encoded by the coding sequence ATGTCCGAATCAGTAACCGCGCTGCAGCATACCTTGGCACCCTTGCTCAAGCCTGTTTCCTGGCTTTACGGCGGTCTCATGCAGGTGCGTGCGGATCTCTACCGCCGCGGCCTTCTGCCCCGCTGGGAAGCGCCCGTCCTGACCGTGTCCGTGGGCAACATCGGGTGGGGCGGTTCCGGCAAGACCCCGTTGGCGGACTGGCTGCTCGGCTGGGCCGAAAACCAAGGCATTCCAGTGGCCCTGCTCACCCGGGGATATCGGGCAAAACCAGTTTCCCTCCCCTATGTGGTCAAGCCCGGCGCACTGGCCGAAGAGGCAGGGGATGAACCGCTCATGCTTGCCTGTGCCCATGAGAAGGCGGTGGTGGTGGTGGACCCCGACCGGACCCGCGCAGGCAAGATGGTCATGAAGAATTTCAAGCCCGAACTGATCATCCTCGATGACGGATTCCAGCATATGGCCGTGCAGCGGCACCTGAATCTCGTTCTGCTCAAGCCCGAGGACGTCAGGGGTGGATGGAACAGCATCATCCCGGCCGGCACCTGGCGTGAACCCGTGGCCGCACTGGAGCGGGCCGATGCGTTCCTGCTCAAGATCGGTCCCAAGGGGTTTGCGGCCCTCAAACCGTATATCGAACACCGCCTGGAGCGGTTCAACAAGCCCGTGTTCAGCTTTCAGATCATGCCCACGGGCCTGCGCAAGGTGCTTGGAGGTGAAACCGCCCGTGATTTCGGCGGCGGCCAATACCTGCTTGTCACGGGCGTGGGCGACCCTGCTCAGGTCAAGGCCACGGCCATGGCATACTTCGGTTATGCTCCTCTCAAGCACATGGTTTTCAGGGATCATCATTTCTATACGAAGCACGACGTTTTGGAGATATCCGAGACAGCCAGGAAGTTGGGTTGCCGGGCCATCCTGTGCACGCCCAAGGACGCGGTCAAGTTCGGAGCCATGAGCACCAACGAGTTCTGGCAGTTCGATCTGCGCCTGGAATTCGGCCCGTCCACCATCGGCGTGGACACGCCTTTTTCCACGTGGTGGGACCGTCGTTATGACGCCTTTAATCTGCGCCGTGAGGATCGGGCCGCCTATGAGGCCGAGTTCCGGGGGCGGAGCTGGCCCGAGAAAAAAACATCTGCAAACGGGGATACCGAAAATGACTAA
- a CDS encoding Bax inhibitor-1/YccA family protein yields MSQYPSMQQAGATKAEVVNVFMRGVYGWMSAGLGLTALVAFAVTQSQALMQMLFTVNPATGAVGMSTMVFILLFAELGIVFYLGARISSMSPSTATALFLLYSGLNGLTLTPILLAYTAESVAATFVITAGMFGAMSLYGLLTKKDLTSWGSLLFMGLIGIIIAMVVNMFLQSSAMAFAISCIGVIIFLGLTAYDTQKLKTMGENVPMSDTAAIRRGTILGALTLYLDFINLFLMLLRLMGNRR; encoded by the coding sequence ATGTCTCAGTATCCCAGCATGCAACAGGCAGGCGCCACCAAAGCGGAAGTCGTCAACGTCTTCATGCGCGGTGTCTACGGTTGGATGAGCGCTGGCCTTGGCCTGACCGCTCTGGTGGCCTTTGCCGTCACCCAGTCCCAGGCTCTGATGCAGATGCTCTTCACCGTGAACCCGGCCACAGGCGCGGTGGGCATGTCCACGATGGTCTTCATCCTGCTCTTTGCCGAACTGGGCATTGTGTTCTACCTTGGCGCGCGCATCAGCAGCATGTCCCCAAGCACTGCCACCGCACTGTTTCTGCTCTATTCCGGCCTCAACGGCCTGACCCTGACCCCGATCCTGCTGGCCTATACCGCCGAATCCGTGGCCGCCACCTTCGTCATCACCGCCGGAATGTTCGGGGCCATGTCCCTGTATGGCCTGCTGACCAAGAAGGATCTGACCAGTTGGGGCAGTCTGCTCTTCATGGGGCTGATCGGTATCATCATCGCCATGGTCGTGAACATGTTCCTGCAGAGTTCTGCCATGGCCTTTGCCATCTCCTGCATCGGCGTGATCATCTTCCTGGGGCTTACCGCCTACGACACCCAGAAGCTCAAGACCATGGGAGAGAACGTGCCCATGAGCGACACCGCCGCCATCCGGCGCGGGACCATTCTTGGTGCCTTGACCCTGTACCTGGATTTCATCAACCTGTTCCTCATGTTGCTCAGACTCATGGGCAACCGCAGGTAG
- a CDS encoding YibE/F family protein: MYSPDRKTRDRLLVIVFTVLATALYFLPTGFESHKDEEAVRCTAEVLHVDDDNIMRLGLILSGEQSVTLKILDGPFKGEEFDAHNQLMGQLDRDKLFKPGDTAYVVLTLGEDGRVIYANPQAHYRLGLELLLLGLFAGLLLLFGGMTGLKALLSFVFTGMVLWKVLVPLLLKGVDPVWLALSVVALLSAVIIFLVAGVNRTGLTAFVGAFLGVVSSCALAVFFTGKFHVHGAVMPFAETLLYAGYGHLDLTRIFMAGVFLASSGAVMDLAMDVASAMSEVVDKKPGISRTEAVWSGIRVGRAVVGTMTTTLLLAYSGGYVTLLMAFMAQGIPLDSTFNFIYVAAEVLKTLVGSFGLVAVAPFTALVGSLLLVGGETPQGALRH; encoded by the coding sequence ATGTATTCACCCGACAGGAAGACCCGCGACAGGCTGCTCGTCATCGTTTTTACCGTTCTGGCCACGGCCCTCTATTTTTTGCCCACCGGATTCGAGAGCCACAAGGATGAGGAGGCCGTCCGCTGCACCGCTGAAGTGTTGCACGTGGACGACGACAATATCATGCGGCTCGGGCTCATTCTCTCGGGCGAGCAGAGCGTGACCCTCAAGATTCTGGACGGCCCCTTCAAGGGCGAGGAGTTCGACGCCCACAATCAGCTCATGGGACAGTTGGACCGGGACAAGCTCTTCAAACCCGGGGATACGGCCTACGTTGTCCTGACCCTCGGCGAGGACGGCCGTGTCATCTATGCCAACCCGCAGGCCCACTATCGCCTCGGGCTGGAACTGCTCCTGCTCGGCCTGTTCGCCGGATTGCTCCTCCTGTTCGGGGGCATGACCGGACTCAAGGCGCTGCTCTCCTTCGTGTTCACGGGCATGGTCCTGTGGAAGGTGCTGGTCCCGCTCCTGCTCAAGGGCGTGGACCCGGTCTGGCTGGCCCTGTCCGTGGTGGCGCTCCTGAGCGCGGTGATCATCTTTCTGGTGGCGGGCGTGAACCGCACCGGCCTGACCGCGTTTGTCGGCGCGTTTCTCGGCGTGGTCTCGAGTTGCGCCCTGGCGGTCTTTTTCACCGGCAAGTTTCATGTGCACGGGGCGGTCATGCCCTTTGCCGAGACCCTGCTGTATGCCGGGTACGGCCACCTCGACCTGACCCGCATCTTCATGGCGGGCGTGTTCCTGGCGTCGAGCGGGGCGGTCATGGACCTGGCCATGGACGTGGCTTCGGCCATGAGCGAGGTGGTGGATAAGAAGCCGGGCATCTCACGGACTGAGGCCGTCTGGTCCGGCATTCGTGTGGGCCGGGCCGTTGTCGGCACCATGACCACGACGTTGCTTTTGGCCTATTCCGGCGGGTACGTGACACTGCTCATGGCATTCATGGCCCAGGGCATCCCGCTTGATTCCACCTTCAATTTCATCTACGTGGCTGCTGAAGTTCTCAAGACCCTGGTGGGCAGTTTCGGTCTGGTTGCCGTGGCTCCGTTCACCGCCCTGGTAGGCAGTCTGCTGCTGGTGGGCGGGGAAACGCCGCAAGGCGCGCTTCGGCATTGA
- a CDS encoding class I SAM-dependent methyltransferase — MNVVDQKDTKKDFWDRKARTFPRFEEGEHTYEAGILNRIRKHGVDFRGSTVLDVGCGSGMYTIRLAREARRVTALDISQQMLDFLRQDAVTQGLDNIDYVRSEWMDFQSDATYDIVFCSMTPAIQSDESRFQLLRHAGRWTVFMGFAGVMNSQIMTGLYEHYDVTPKVFTNGTDMRLWLEDHSIPYTRYPVEGTWVTPKSLEARMDSCATFLSQYGVTPDQDHLKEYLARFEEEPGQYVDRTDYKIDLLIWNAQADS; from the coding sequence ATGAACGTTGTAGATCAAAAAGACACGAAAAAGGATTTCTGGGACCGAAAGGCCAGAACCTTTCCGCGTTTCGAGGAAGGGGAACACACCTACGAGGCAGGCATCCTGAACAGGATCAGGAAGCATGGCGTGGACTTTCGCGGCAGCACCGTACTGGACGTGGGCTGCGGCAGCGGCATGTACACCATCCGTCTTGCCAGGGAAGCACGCCGGGTCACCGCCCTGGACATCTCACAGCAAATGCTGGACTTCCTGCGGCAGGACGCCGTCACCCAGGGGCTGGACAACATCGACTACGTGCGGTCGGAGTGGATGGATTTTCAGAGCGATGCAACCTACGACATCGTATTCTGCTCCATGACGCCTGCCATCCAGAGCGACGAATCCCGGTTCCAACTTCTGCGCCATGCAGGACGTTGGACTGTTTTCATGGGGTTTGCCGGAGTCATGAACTCCCAAATAATGACCGGCCTGTACGAGCACTACGACGTCACGCCCAAGGTGTTCACCAACGGCACGGACATGCGTTTGTGGCTGGAGGACCACTCCATTCCCTACACCCGATATCCGGTGGAAGGAACATGGGTCACACCCAAGAGCCTGGAGGCCAGGATGGATTCGTGCGCCACCTTCCTCAGCCAATACGGCGTGACCCCGGACCAGGATCATCTCAAGGAGTATCTGGCCCGGTTCGAAGAAGAACCCGGCCAGTATGTGGATCGGACGGACTACAAGATCGATTTGCTGATCTGGAACGCTCAGGCCGATTCCTGA
- the trpS gene encoding tryptophan--tRNA ligase produces MDRILTGERTTGNLHIGHYFGSLESRIALQDEYETFIILADMQVLYDHLDDEKGKAIRTNVYQALLDNLAVGLNPEKVTFFVQSEIPELAELTMFFTFLVTVGRAKRNPTVKAEMEQAGTSYEHMNLGFLSFPVSQAADILLPKANLVPVGEDQIPHIEQTREVARRFNTLFGEVFPIPDYLVSRFPRLPGLDGKNKMSKSLNNVINLTDDEPTVNLKIKKAYSGEGHVLFTYGKLFGVEPDERMGIFKPALAEGVNAFLEPIRNRRKELEKEPGFLREILNKGRDRVREIGAETLDEVKTRMGMVY; encoded by the coding sequence ATGGACAGAATTCTGACCGGGGAACGAACAACGGGCAACCTGCACATCGGCCACTACTTCGGTTCGCTGGAATCCCGGATCGCGTTACAGGACGAGTACGAGACCTTCATCATCCTGGCGGACATGCAGGTCCTTTACGATCACCTGGACGACGAGAAGGGCAAGGCCATCCGCACCAACGTATATCAGGCCCTGCTCGACAACCTGGCCGTTGGGCTGAACCCCGAAAAAGTCACCTTCTTCGTGCAGAGCGAAATCCCCGAACTGGCCGAGTTGACCATGTTCTTCACCTTCCTGGTCACTGTCGGCCGGGCCAAGCGGAACCCCACGGTCAAGGCGGAGATGGAGCAGGCCGGAACCAGCTATGAGCACATGAACCTCGGTTTTCTCTCCTTTCCGGTGTCCCAGGCGGCCGACATCCTTCTGCCCAAGGCGAACCTGGTGCCCGTGGGCGAGGACCAGATTCCGCACATCGAACAAACCCGGGAAGTCGCCCGCCGGTTCAACACCCTCTTCGGCGAGGTCTTTCCCATCCCGGATTACCTGGTCTCCCGGTTTCCCCGGCTTCCGGGACTCGACGGCAAAAACAAGATGTCGAAGTCGCTGAACAACGTCATCAACCTCACGGACGACGAACCAACAGTGAATCTCAAGATCAAAAAGGCGTATTCCGGCGAAGGGCACGTCCTTTTCACGTATGGCAAGCTGTTCGGCGTGGAGCCCGATGAGCGCATGGGGATCTTCAAGCCCGCCCTGGCGGAAGGCGTCAATGCCTTTCTGGAACCGATCCGCAATCGCCGCAAGGAACTGGAAAAAGAGCCCGGCTTCCTGCGCGAAATCCTGAACAAGGGCCGGGACAGGGTCCGGGAGATCGGTGCCGAAACCTTGGACGAGGTAAAAACCCGGATGGGAATGGTCTACTAG
- the rnr gene encoding ribonuclease R codes for MTKKQRSQPRPSSPPLSPSVLLKLFKEIKRPMARAEVIRQLRLKKKDKHEVKGMLHALVQQGKLIRIRRGYGLAESMHCLTGRLEIQRQGFGFVVPEDSRRKDVFVNQRDLGEAWHGDKVVVAVVGEPKAGRSAEGRVVRVLERGRKTLPVKVFKQMTGGHWLCRPSDPRLAFGIISSLKDGVVDLKPGDIALCVPGNKVDATMWEGEIVERLGEEADIAVQEALVKSNHNIRIRFPSGSLNQAEGLPTEPLESDFKGRRNLVDKQFVTIDGATARDFDDAILVERKGKGYRLWVAIADVAHYVAEGSPLDREALERGNSYYFPRSVEPMFPERLSNGLCSLNPDVQRLTMVVCMDTDGSGATRSAELFPAVIRSHARLTYSLVRDAIIDKDETARKKIAPELLPMLELSEELARKINALRSRRGSLDFDLPEPEIFFDVHGETSDIRPKQRNFAHQLIEEFMIAANEAVAHFLIERGLPCLFRIHPPADEEKLKNLFRLLSRTDKSVVMPKEITPKKLQMLVASMRGTDKEYIVNRMLLRSMKQAKYSPDNEGHFGLASEEYAHFTSPIRRYADLVVHRLVKAALFMGVEGAAPQPVTGQKKLQNVANHISGRERVAMDAEREILKRVTILFMRDKVGESFNGVVSHITDYGFYVELKDVMAEGMVRLSTMDDDYYTYWPQREMLVGERTGRAFALGQAVEVVLDDVNLERLELNFTLKSVVAAAMDYKDLI; via the coding sequence ATGACTAAAAAGCAACGCAGCCAACCCAGACCGAGCTCACCGCCCCTGTCCCCGAGTGTTCTTCTCAAGCTGTTCAAGGAGATCAAGCGGCCCATGGCCAGGGCCGAGGTCATCCGCCAGCTCAGGCTCAAGAAAAAGGATAAGCATGAGGTCAAGGGCATGCTTCATGCGCTGGTCCAGCAGGGTAAGCTCATCCGCATCCGGCGGGGATACGGCCTGGCCGAGTCCATGCATTGCCTTACCGGAAGGCTGGAAATCCAGCGCCAGGGATTCGGGTTCGTGGTGCCGGAAGACTCCCGGCGCAAGGACGTCTTCGTCAATCAGCGCGACCTTGGAGAAGCATGGCACGGCGACAAGGTGGTGGTCGCGGTCGTGGGCGAACCCAAGGCCGGACGCAGCGCCGAAGGACGCGTCGTCCGTGTCCTGGAGCGGGGCCGCAAGACCCTGCCGGTCAAGGTGTTCAAGCAGATGACCGGGGGGCATTGGCTGTGCAGGCCGTCCGACCCGAGGCTCGCGTTCGGCATCATTTCCTCCCTCAAGGACGGCGTCGTGGACTTGAAGCCCGGCGATATCGCCCTGTGCGTGCCCGGCAACAAGGTCGACGCGACCATGTGGGAAGGGGAGATCGTGGAACGGCTTGGGGAAGAGGCTGATATCGCGGTGCAGGAGGCGTTGGTCAAGTCCAACCACAATATCCGCATCCGGTTTCCGTCAGGGTCCCTGAATCAGGCCGAGGGATTGCCCACAGAGCCTTTGGAAAGTGATTTCAAGGGGCGCAGAAACCTTGTCGACAAACAGTTCGTGACCATTGACGGGGCCACGGCACGCGATTTCGATGATGCCATCCTGGTGGAACGCAAGGGCAAGGGGTACCGCCTGTGGGTGGCCATTGCCGATGTGGCCCATTACGTGGCAGAGGGGTCGCCCCTTGACCGGGAAGCCCTGGAGCGCGGTAATTCCTATTATTTCCCCCGGTCCGTGGAGCCGATGTTCCCGGAGCGGCTGTCCAATGGTCTGTGCTCGCTCAATCCGGACGTGCAGCGGCTGACCATGGTCGTGTGCATGGACACTGACGGGTCCGGTGCCACCCGGTCGGCCGAGCTGTTTCCGGCTGTCATCCGCAGTCATGCCCGATTGACCTATTCGCTGGTCAGGGACGCGATTATCGACAAGGACGAGACGGCCCGCAAGAAGATTGCCCCGGAGCTGCTCCCCATGCTGGAATTGTCCGAAGAGCTGGCACGCAAGATCAATGCCCTGCGTTCCCGACGCGGGTCACTGGATTTCGACCTGCCCGAGCCTGAGATTTTCTTCGATGTTCACGGCGAGACCTCGGATATTCGGCCCAAGCAGCGCAATTTCGCCCACCAGCTCATTGAGGAGTTCATGATCGCGGCCAACGAGGCCGTGGCCCACTTTCTCATCGAGCGTGGGTTGCCGTGCCTGTTCCGCATCCACCCCCCGGCTGATGAGGAAAAGCTCAAGAATCTTTTCCGGTTGCTCTCACGCACAGACAAATCCGTGGTCATGCCCAAGGAAATCACGCCCAAGAAGCTCCAGATGCTGGTGGCCTCCATGCGCGGCACGGACAAGGAATACATCGTCAACCGGATGCTCCTGCGTTCCATGAAGCAGGCCAAGTATTCGCCGGACAACGAGGGGCATTTCGGTCTGGCCAGCGAGGAGTATGCCCATTTCACCTCGCCCATCCGGCGCTATGCCGATCTGGTTGTGCACCGACTGGTCAAGGCGGCGCTTTTCATGGGCGTGGAAGGGGCAGCGCCTCAGCCCGTCACGGGTCAGAAAAAGCTGCAAAATGTCGCCAACCATATCTCCGGCCGCGAACGGGTCGCCATGGATGCCGAGCGCGAGATCCTCAAGCGCGTGACCATCCTGTTCATGCGGGACAAGGTGGGGGAATCCTTCAACGGCGTGGTCTCCCATATCACGGACTACGGTTTCTACGTGGAATTGAAGGATGTCATGGCCGAAGGCATGGTCCGGCTCTCGACCATGGACGACGATTATTACACCTATTGGCCCCAGCGCGAGATGCTCGTGGGCGAACGCACCGGGCGCGCCTTTGCCCTGGGTCAGGCCGTGGAGGTGGTGCTCGACGATGTCAATCTGGAACGGTTGGAGCTGAATTTCACCCTGAAGTCAGTGGTGGCCGCAGCCATGGATTACAAGGATTTGATCTAG
- a CDS encoding helix-turn-helix transcriptional regulator, producing the protein MSNGFEAFFKRLCSETEIKNQSQLARELDVGRAAVSLAKRKDAVPARWILDLSARFGLNPLWLEQGKGFPRPEAAVAAAADDGSCYEEIPKVRARLCAGGGSFETEGLVEGYYSFRSDWLNRRGNPANMVLMEVIGNSMEPEIKEGDLVLIDQSRSAVLSGGIYAVGVEDTVMVKRVERLPGTLVLRSDNVDYSPIHLSGDELDNVRVIGQVLWASREYR; encoded by the coding sequence ATGAGTAACGGATTCGAGGCTTTCTTCAAGAGGCTTTGTTCGGAGACGGAGATCAAGAACCAGTCGCAACTGGCGCGTGAGCTGGATGTGGGGCGGGCTGCGGTATCCTTGGCCAAACGCAAGGATGCTGTGCCTGCCCGCTGGATTCTGGATTTGTCGGCGCGGTTCGGCTTGAACCCGCTGTGGTTGGAACAGGGCAAGGGTTTCCCCCGGCCCGAGGCTGCCGTGGCTGCGGCTGCGGATGACGGCAGTTGTTATGAGGAGATACCCAAGGTGCGCGCCCGGCTCTGCGCCGGTGGCGGGTCCTTCGAGACCGAAGGGCTGGTCGAGGGGTATTACTCCTTCCGTTCGGATTGGCTGAACCGGCGAGGGAATCCGGCCAACATGGTGCTCATGGAAGTCATTGGAAACTCCATGGAACCGGAGATCAAGGAAGGGGACCTGGTGCTTATAGACCAGTCTCGCTCTGCCGTGCTTTCCGGCGGTATCTACGCCGTGGGCGTGGAGGACACCGTCATGGTCAAACGGGTGGAGCGGCTGCCCGGAACATTGGTGCTGCGGAGTGATAACGTGGACTACTCCCCCATCCACCTGTCCGGCGACGAGTTGGATAACGTGCGCGTGATCGGCCAGGTGCTGTGGGCATCAAGAGAGTATCGTTAG
- a CDS encoding YccF domain-containing protein, with the protein MLSILGNLIWWIIGGLFMAFGWFLAGCLLAITIIGLPWARSAFVIAKFALIPFGRTLVRRDLVTGQQDVGTSDWGVIGNIIWFVFAGWWLCLGHILAALGCFITILGIPWGWQHLKLAGATLAPIGMTSVTVEEAERLYGVRVNG; encoded by the coding sequence ATGCTTTCGATCCTGGGGAATCTGATCTGGTGGATCATCGGTGGCCTGTTCATGGCATTCGGCTGGTTTTTGGCCGGGTGTCTGCTGGCTATCACCATTATCGGCCTGCCGTGGGCGCGCAGCGCGTTCGTCATCGCCAAGTTTGCCCTGATCCCGTTCGGGCGGACCCTGGTCCGCCGGGACCTCGTGACCGGCCAACAGGATGTCGGCACCTCGGACTGGGGGGTGATCGGCAACATCATCTGGTTCGTCTTTGCGGGCTGGTGGCTTTGTCTGGGGCATATTCTGGCTGCGCTCGGCTGTTTCATCACCATTCTCGGCATCCCCTGGGGCTGGCAGCATCTCAAACTGGCCGGCGCCACCCTGGCCCCCATCGGCATGACCTCGGTCACGGTGGAGGAAGCCGAACGACTGTATGGCGTTCGGGTGAACGGTTGA
- a CDS encoding calcium/sodium antiporter — MFIDAITFCASALLLWFGANWIVTSAALIARKFNVSELVIGLTIVALGTSAPEFLVTINAAFRGQNDISLSNVVGSNIFNLGFILGLMAIIKPLVSNRTIVYRDGVLLFLTTAGILAVSFTGELGRVFGGCLVALLIGYLVYLGMKREAVGEEELEETRGKVASWLDGVLLIGGFVAIALGGHLMVTAATSIATELGVSSWVIGVTIVAAGTSLPELVTCLAASVKGKNEMLLGNLIGSDFFNFAGVLGLTCLLKPLPVSPEASSGLILLVGMVGLVLILLRTGWRLTRFEGALLILINLARWAHDFMG; from the coding sequence ATGTTCATAGACGCCATCACCTTCTGCGCCTCTGCTCTGCTGCTCTGGTTCGGCGCCAATTGGATCGTCACTTCGGCAGCCCTCATTGCCCGGAAGTTCAACGTGTCAGAGCTGGTCATCGGTCTGACCATCGTGGCGCTCGGCACCTCTGCGCCGGAATTCCTGGTGACCATCAATGCGGCCTTCCGGGGGCAGAACGATATCTCCCTTTCCAACGTGGTCGGTTCCAATATCTTCAATCTGGGTTTCATTCTCGGTCTCATGGCCATAATCAAGCCGCTGGTTTCCAATAGAACCATCGTCTACCGCGACGGAGTGCTGCTCTTCCTGACCACTGCAGGTATCCTGGCCGTATCCTTTACCGGCGAATTGGGCCGTGTGTTCGGCGGATGTCTCGTGGCCCTGCTCATAGGCTATCTGGTTTATCTCGGCATGAAGCGCGAGGCCGTGGGCGAGGAGGAGTTGGAGGAAACCAGGGGCAAGGTCGCTTCATGGCTGGACGGGGTGCTTCTGATCGGCGGGTTCGTGGCCATCGCCTTGGGCGGTCACCTGATGGTCACGGCAGCCACTTCCATTGCCACGGAACTGGGCGTTTCCTCCTGGGTCATCGGCGTGACCATCGTGGCCGCCGGCACCAGCCTGCCCGAGCTGGTCACTTGTCTGGCAGCTTCGGTCAAGGGCAAGAACGAGATGCTCCTTGGCAACCTCATCGGCTCGGATTTCTTCAACTTCGCGGGGGTGCTCGGCCTGACCTGTCTGCTTAAGCCGTTGCCTGTCTCTCCCGAGGCTTCAAGCGGATTGATCCTTCTGGTCGGCATGGTCGGGCTGGTGCTCATCCTGCTGCGCACGGGCTGGCGGCTTACCCGTTTTGAAGGCGCACTGCTCATCCTGATCAATCTGGCCCGGTGGGCGCACGATTTCATGGGCTGA